Proteins found in one Xenopus laevis strain J_2021 chromosome 1L, Xenopus_laevis_v10.1, whole genome shotgun sequence genomic segment:
- the emid1.L gene encoding EMI domain containing 1 L homeolog isoform X5, which produces MKLWLPCCSGWHILLCLCAFLDKGMCTWAPNTQYRYSPVLQPKSRESLSTPRRNWCSVPVSRTVSCQVQNGTFMQRVYQNCHWASGCSGGSYRTVARPTYRLSYKTVTLLEWRCCPGYRGTNCEEDTMALAEVQEAPRISAPIRKLPPRAGSSFSGCLNCSQIPELSERLSSLESKVAVILESDPSLSQKLSSHNTASPLLGNPAARGSPGEESAKGIAVRKNSQGPVGVPGSSRMPGIKGPAGPPGPPGAPGPPGQDGAVGPTGERGPPGPAGPSSTATQRLMDQDLFQSNKFMETSGHSIQGPKGPPGPAGPPGPQGQIGPPGLRGQNGLPGSPGQNGPKGEKGDSGLSGMAGDPGTKGELGTPGQKGEPGEKGEPGERMLQIREALKILAERVLILETMIGIHGGQPSLLPPATRTAGAAG; this is translated from the exons ATGAAATTGTGGTTGCCCTGCTGCTCAGGTTGGCACATTCTGCTCTGCCTCTGTGCTTTTCTGGACAAAGGTATGTGCACATGGGCACCCAACACCCAGTACCGCTATTCACCCGTACTGCAACCGAAATCCAGGGAGTCACTCTCCACGCCTAGAAG GAATTGGTGTTCAGTGCCTGTGAGTCGGACAGTTTCATGCCAAGTTCAGAATGGCACCTTCATGCAGAGAGTGTATCAGAACTGCCACTGGGCATCAGGCTGCTCAGGAGGGAG TTATAGAACAGTTGCCAGACCGACATACAGACTCAGCTATAAGACAGTGACATTGCTGGAATGGAGATGCTGCCCAGGATACAGAGGAACAAACTGTGAGGAAG ATACCATGGCCTTGGCAGAAGTACAGGAAGCTCCACGGATCAGTGCCCCAATTCGAAAATTGCCTCCCAGGGCTGGGAGCAGCTTTTCAG GTTGTCTAAACTGCAGCCAAATCCCTGAACTGAGCGAACGTTTGAGCTCTCTGGAATCCAAG GTAGCAGTGATTTTGGAATCTGATCCTTCACTGTCCCAAAAGCTTAGCTCTCACAATACTGCATCTCCATTGTTGGGAAACCCAGCAGCCCGGGGTAGCCCTGGGGAGGAATCTGCAAAGG GCATTGCTGTAAGGAAAAACTCGCAGGGACCAGTTGGTGTTCCAGGGAGCTCAAGGATGCCAGGAATAAAAGGCCCAGCTGGGCCCCCAG GTCCCCCTGGGGCTCCAGGTCCACCAGGACAGGATGGCGCAGTCGGTCCTACTGGTGAAAGAGGCCCCCCTGGCCCTGCTGGCCCTTCATCCACTGCAACACAGAGGCTAATGGATCAGG ACTTGTTTCAGTCAAACAAATTTATGGAAACATCAGGACACAGTATTCAGGGACCCAAGGGCCCTCCAGGACCAGCTG GGCCACCAGGACCCCAAGGCCAAATTGGGCCCCCAGGACTAAGAGGCCAAAAT GGTTTACCTGGTTCCCCGGGTCAAAATGGCCCTAAAGGAGAGAAAGGAGACAGT GGTCTGTCTGGAATGGCAGGTGACCCAGGAACAAAGGGGGAACTT GGGACCCCAGGACAAAAAGGGGAACCTGGAGAGAAAGGCGAGCCG GGGGAAAGGATGCTGCAAATCAGAGAGGCTCTGAAGATTTTAGCAGAGAGAGTTTTAATATTGGAGACAATGATTGGAATTCATG
- the emid1.L gene encoding EMI domain containing 1 L homeolog precursor (The RefSeq protein has 1 substitution compared to this genomic sequence), translating into MKLWLPCCSGWHILLCLCAFLDKGMCTWAPNTQYRYSPVLQPKSRESLSTPRRNWCSVPVSRTVSCQVQNGTFMQRVYQNCHWASGCSGGSYRTVARPTYRLSYKTVTLLEWRCCPGYRGTNCEEDTMALAEVQEAPRISAPIRKLPPRAGSSFSVCLNCSQIPELSERLSSLESKVAVILESDPSLSQKLSSHNTASPLLGNPAARGSPGEESAKGIAVRKNSQGPVGVPGSSRMPGIKGPAGPPGPPGAPGPPGQDGAVGPTGERGPPGPAGPSSTATQRLMDQDLFQSNKFMETSGHSIQGPKGPPGPAGPPGPQGQIGPPGLRGQNGLPGSPGQNGPKGEKGDSGLSGMAGDPGTKGELGTPGQKGEPGEKGEPGERMLQIREALKILAERVLILETMIGIHETDAGSGTGPTPSGAPGFYRGRRNGPSHYRFMPSEQYEDEEESF; encoded by the exons ATGAAATTGTGGTTGCCCTGCTGCTCAGGTTGGCACATTCTGCTCTGCCTCTGTGCTTTTCTGGACAAAGGTATGTGCACATGGGCACCCAACACCCAGTACCGCTATTCACCCGTACTGCAACCGAAATCCAGGGAGTCACTCTCCACGCCTAGAAG GAATTGGTGTTCAGTGCCTGTGAGTCGGACAGTTTCATGCCAAGTTCAGAATGGCACCTTCATGCAGAGAGTGTATCAGAACTGCCACTGGGCATCAGGCTGCTCAGGAGGGAG TTATAGAACAGTTGCCAGACCGACATACAGACTCAGCTATAAGACAGTGACATTGCTGGAATGGAGATGCTGCCCAGGATACAGAGGAACAAACTGTGAGGAAG ATACCATGGCCTTGGCAGAAGTACAGGAAGCTCCACGGATCAGTGCCCCAATTCGAAAATTGCCTCCCAGGGCTGGGAGCAGCTTTTCAG GTTGTCTAAACTGCAGCCAAATCCCTGAACTGAGCGAACGTTTGAGCTCTCTGGAATCCAAG GTAGCAGTGATTTTGGAATCTGATCCTTCACTGTCCCAAAAGCTTAGCTCTCACAATACTGCATCTCCATTGTTGGGAAACCCAGCAGCCCGGGGTAGCCCTGGGGAGGAATCTGCAAAGG GCATTGCTGTAAGGAAAAACTCGCAGGGACCAGTTGGTGTTCCAGGGAGCTCAAGGATGCCAGGAATAAAAGGCCCAGCTGGGCCCCCAG GTCCCCCTGGGGCTCCAGGTCCACCAGGACAGGATGGCGCAGTCGGTCCTACTGGTGAAAGAGGCCCCCCTGGCCCTGCTGGCCCTTCATCCACTGCAACACAGAGGCTAATGGATCAGG ACTTGTTTCAGTCAAACAAATTTATGGAAACATCAGGACACAGTATTCAGGGACCCAAGGGCCCTCCAGGACCAGCTG GGCCACCAGGACCCCAAGGCCAAATTGGGCCCCCAGGACTAAGAGGCCAAAAT GGTTTACCTGGTTCCCCGGGTCAAAATGGCCCTAAAGGAGAGAAAGGAGACAGT GGTCTGTCTGGAATGGCAGGTGACCCAGGAACAAAGGGGGAACTT GGGACCCCAGGACAAAAAGGGGAACCTGGAGAGAAAGGCGAGCCG GGGGAAAGGATGCTGCAAATCAGAGAGGCTCTGAAGATTTTAGCAGAGAGAGTTTTAATATTGGAGACAATGATTGGAATTCATG